GCCTGGCTTATACAAAAAGTTTTAGGGCTTTATCATTTCCATAATATTCAAAATGTATTGCGTATATCAGTTTCAATATATAACATAGCTTCCAGAAAAGACGGCTAAAGTCGAGTTttccgactatattatacccgatTCTCGCCCACTACTAAAGTAGGTGAAGATTACCTATTATAACAGATCGACAAaacattaaacaaaaatatcaaacTGGCGCTACAACGAGATTTCAGTTTTTGTGGCGGGAGTTAGCGTggcaaaaattgaaacaaacttgaactgcgtggGCTATCTCCAATAATCTCTGAGATCCACCCACCCGTTCATACGGACGGACGGACGAACAGGACAGACGGATacttaatatatatacaatacataatataaagtatatatacctAATGGGTTCGAAGATGATTtcttctctatgttacatacatacattctCTATGTGTATATTTGAATTAGATGAAATTCACACATCTACAATTTACCCTTGTTCTCTACGAGTACCGTGTATAAAAATCCAGAACCTAAGAGGATCTTTATTTAGATCCCCACTTCGGAGACTAGGTAACAAAAAATTCGAATATAAAAAAGCCTGCTaaatcggctcatttaaaatgttattGAGCGATGGTTCAcctaattataaaatatttgcttGTATATTGACTTAAAAATGAATGACACAAACTTTATTTTCAGTAAGcagtataaaatatttattttttatttttttaattttgaatgcgTTTTAAAAGATTGTTTTAAAAACCCAACCTTTCAGTTAGATTAATAAAACAATGGAAATGATAGGTCGAATCCAACTCCGAAGAGATCTAAGCCTGGAAGACATCGCCACCCAGGATCCAGAAGTCGGTGCCAATGTAGGTGAACATGGAAGTGCAGCTGGTGACCTTGCCCTCGGTGGAAGTCTCAATGTACACGGAAGAGGGAACCTCGTAGTTGGTGCCTCCGATGTTGAAGGTGATCACGGGCAGGGACTTCACGGAGGGGCACTGGACGTAGTACTCTCCATCGACAAAGACGGCGCCAATCAGCTTGTTGATCTGGGCATAGGCTTCGGCGGGAGCCACCAGCAGGGAGGAGGAGTCGGCGAAGGAGATAGCCTTCACGGGGCCGGACACCACGGTGTTGTCCAGGCTGATTTGGCTAACGCTCAGTTCCTTGAGTTCACCATCCTCGACGGAGGAGTCATCTGAGTCAGCGAAGTGGTACACAGCGCTTCCATTCTGGTAGTTCACAACATCGCCCACCCAGTGTCTGACTTCGTTCTTGATAATGTGGATGGCGACCTTCTTGGCCACATGGCGGGCAATGCGCCACTTCCTGCCGGCCTGGGCAGCCAGGACCAAACTCAAGATGGTGAAAAGAACCAAAAACTTCATGTTTTTTGAGGTATGTGTTTAGCTTAGTCGAAAATTGGACTGAAGAAAAGTGAGCCGGCACACCCTTTTATACAAAGCCGGCAGGTTAAAAACTGACCCTAACATGATTACAAAGCACTTTGATAAAAAGTTTCGGATAAAGGTATATAATTGATCGATAGTCTACGGAGATTTcggaaaatttttttccattgaTAACATATCTTTTACATTTATATAATCTTATCgggtatttaaaaatgtttttgaaaatgaaaGGAAACAGAGATTTAATTAGAAGGTTATgaatttatatctttgatttcatttctgataaatatttaagaacgCTATAAGCTTTGTATTTAAAACCTTTATTATAAGTTTggtatttgatatttttaaggaTTTAAATCTCGTAATATTCCCGTAAATAGATAAGAGAATAGTTATACTTTGATTATTACACAAAAATTATATGCGATTGAACTACTTCATAGTTTTTAGCAAAAAGTTAAAGATGCCATAGCACTGTTTCAAAACCTGTCTAgtaaaatgttaattaaaatttaatatgaatACTATATGAATATTAATTTACAGCCAAGTTGTTTTCCAAATTGAAAGGCGGAAAGAGTCTGCTTTTAACGGATAAAGGTGTTTGGGCTCTTTGAATAATCAGCCAGATGATCGTGTGGGTGCTCCTGAAGCCATAAGTAGGGTCGTAAGCTTCGTAAGCAGCCACGGCAACATTCAGAGACTCCTGGGTCAACATGTCTCCGAATTTCGACCAATACGATAGGTGGCCTAAGGCCATTACCATCAGTACCAAGTACTCGGCTGCCACTTTAGGGTCGTGTCTGGAAACCATGGCTTCAAAGACCGACAGCGAAATTAGTAAGAAATTGACAATCAGTTGCATAGTAAAGGCTCCATTGAAGATCTCATTTGAACGGTCAGTGAGGCTGTAAAAAATGGTTAAGaacaataaattatttttagtgtGCCATATAATTCTGCCAACCAGATAATCCGCTGGTGAAACTTGGCCAAATCATATACTTCGTGGGCGAACAGACTGGAATTTCCATCACAACGTTCGTGGACAACACGTAGCTCCGTGCAAAGGACCTTCAGCGCAGAAGTCAATTCGGAAAAGATGGTAACTGAAATGTGTTCGCAACATAATGTCCAAATCATGGCGTACATCAAAATGCAACTTTGGGAAACAAAAATAGTGGCATGACATAGTGGGTGCTGGGATGGATCATGTAAATGGAATGGATAGGCCACGTGGAATGGGAGTTCCTGCGCCTCCAGCCAAAAAGGTGTCGAGATTATTATCAGAACAAAAGAAATAACCATAAATAACCACGCTGCATTAAGGCCAGTAAGCCAAAAAAAGATCCTTCGTTTCATGCATCGGGACTCCTCCAGACCACGACCCTGACTATCACATTGATAACACTCCTCTAGGCCATCGATTATCTCGTCGATATCATCCGCATGAATGGAAAAGTGCACCATTTTAAAGAATATGTAAAAAGTCTGAAACGAAGTTAAGTTTTTTATATAGTAGTTAAAtcattttaataaactttGATTTTTCGCACTCCTATGGTATAGGCCAGATCCTGCCCCAAGAGCACAATGTCGTCAAGCGACTCCAATATTCCGTAGCCCAAGGATGCTAAACTAATTGCCATCTGGAGCATGAAAAAATAATGCCAGGCCACCAGTAAGGGCTGACGACCCTTATCAGTGTTCATGTAGAATCCAATGGCTcttgaagaaaaatatttaagtaggtttaaaaattgttttcatattttccacATACTTCATATGCTCCCgacaaaaatatgcaaaagtgtgcaaaggTTTTTCCAGTGGGTTCCCAAGAATTTTCCATACTTCATAAAATGGTCCCAAAAGATTTTTGCAGTATTCATTGACTTTCACTTCCATTTCCAATAAAATCTGTTGCACATACGAACTATAACTGTTACGATTTAATAGAATAAACCTTTATATATTCTTTCTCCTTATTAGAGTAGTTCCTTTACGGAAAAATGGCAGCTGCTCCTTATTAATAATTCGCAGGTGCAAATAATTTTATCATTAGTAACTTTAATCATTAGTAATTACTTTCTGGTCAGAATTTTTCAATACCGCGTGGATaagtattaatatatttaatagattcttattaaataataatataataaaaataataatatattctCAGGTTTTAAGAAAATTGTTGGGAGAAGCTTTAAAAACATCTTTATGAGTATGTGTCGTTTATCTAGTGAATCttgccaaaattttatttttattttttcaaattttcttcAACAATAATTATCCTACTCCATTGTTTGCATCAAAAAGGTAAAGATTCTGTAGCACTGATTTAGGACCTGTAAAATAGAAAACTTCATTAAAGAACTAATATATATAATCATATTAAGTTACAGCCAAATTATTGACCAAGTTAAATGGAGGCAAGAGTCTGCTTGTGATGGCCAACGGTTTTTGGGACCTAAGGATTATAAGCCCCAACCGTTGGTGGACACTTTTGTTGCCCCTGGTTGGGTCATAGGCCTCGTAGGCAGCCACTGCCACTTCCATGGACTGTTGGGAAAGAAAATCGCCGAATTTGGACCAGCACGAGAGGTGTCCCAGAGCCATGGCTATCAGGACCATGTACTCGGCAACCACTTCACGGTCGTGCCTGAAAACCATAGCCTCAAATCCTGCCAACGAAATTAGTAGGAAATTCACTACTAGCTGCATAGTCAGAGCGCCATTAAAAATTTCGTTGGATCGGTCCACAGCACTGAAATACACTTAATGTCATTTTATTCTCTTCTGGTATTATCAGTAGTTAGTCTAACCAAATTATCTGCTGATGGAACAAAGCTAATCGATTGACTTCTTTGTCAAGCAGGACGTTATCACGTCCGCAATATGTAAGTATATACCGCAGCTCAAGACACAGGACATTAAGGGCAGATGTTAGCTCATTATAAATTGAACCGGCCAGAAATTCCGCAAAAACTATCCAGATCAAGCTGTACAGAGTGATATAACCGTGCGATACAAATATAAGGGCATGAGCGATTGGGTGCTTGGATGGATTGTGCAATTCGAAAGGAAAGGCTACGTGGTAGGGCAGTTCCTGAGACTCCACCCAAAATGGCGTTGAAACCATTATAAGGGTGAATAAGATGACCAAGAACAACCAGGTTCCCATTAGGGCTGCAGGAATTAAAAAGTGCCATCGTTTTATCGCGAGAATATCCTTCTGAACTGGACCTTTTGTTTCCCATCTATAGAACTCTTCCAGGTCAGCAATAATTTTATCAATTTCATCGGCATTATTCGAAAAATGgatcattttaaaaattaaaaaaaaatacggaaATTGATGAGGGTTACTTACATATATGATAAATATAATGGTTTTGCCTAATATCTTACAGCTATGATAAAAGCGAGGTCGCGTCCGAGGAGCACAATGTCATCGAGGGACTCTAGTAGACCGTACCAAAGAGATGCCATGGTCACCATCATAAGGCCAATGAAACAATAATTCCAAGCCAGTAGAAGACGTTTACTTCGTTCCTCAGAGTTCATGTAGAATCCGAATGctctttaaaagtaaaattcTTACTTGAATACCTTTACTTAAGAAATCATGAGAAACAAACTTCATTTGGTCGCGGTCTAAATAGGCGAAGGTGTGCGAGGGACTCCTCTGGGGGTCTTTAAAAACTATCCATGCTTCGATAAGTACGCTCGTAAGGCACTTTAAATTATCTTTAAACATCATTGCCAGCAACTTGTCCGACTTTATTCTAGTTTTCatgaaatacaaaaagtaactgcgtgaatttttataatgcatttatttcctaacaaaaaaagaacatTATAACTCATTATTGCGACTGGACTACGAGAAATTAGCAGCTGCTCCTCATTAAAAATTCTCATAGGCTTTGTAATAATTTTGTAATAGCTTCATTTGCAATCATAGACGACTATGAGCAGGTTCTTATTATTACTAATATTCTTAAGTTTTGtctttttaaatatgtaaaaGATATAATTGTATTATTAACATTATGTAGTCTTTTTATATTATGtagtctttttttaaataatttaaaataacttttttACAAAGATGTGGACTAAAACTCTGCGTTTATTTATTCCATCGTTTGCATCAAAAAGGTAAATATTCTATAGCACTGATTTAGGAcctacaaataaaatattgatataaagcgtaaataatatataaatcaaCGAATATTTACAGCCAAGTTGTTGACCAAGGTAAAAGGTGGCAAGATTTTGCTCTTGATCGACAGCGGTTTCTGGGCCCTTAGAATTATCAGTCCCAGCCTTTGGTGGACACTCTTGTTGCCCCTTGTTGGCTCATAGGCGTCGTAGGCAGCTACTGCCACTTCCAAGGACTCTTGGGTCAGAAGATCCCCGAACTTGGACCAGCAAGAGAGGTGGCTTAGGGCCATAACCATCAAGACCAAGTACTCGGCAACCACTTCGTGATCGTGCCTCGAAACCATTGCTTCAAATCCCGACAGGGAAATCAGTAGGAAAATCACCATCAGTTGCATTGTAAAAGCgccattaaaaatttcattggATCTGTCAACAAGGCTACAATAAAATCTTGTAACATttattcttttataattatttatacgAAGTTTTGGTCTCACCGAATAATCTGCTGATGAAACAAAGCTAGCCGATTTATTTCTTTGTCCAGCATGAGATCATCAGAATCACAGTATCGATTCATGAACCGCAGCTGGAGACACAGGATCTTTAAGTCGGATGTCAGCTCGAAAAAAATGGAACCAGCTAGAACGTCAGCAAAAACTATCCAGATAAGGCTATAAAATGTAATGCATCCTTGGGATGCGAAAATAAGCGCATGAGCAATTGGGTGCTTCGATGGATTGTGCAAATCGAATGGATAGGCCACGTGAAAGGGCAGTTTCTGGGACTCTACCCAAAAAGGTGTTGAAAGCATTATAAGGGTGAAAGTTATGACCAAAAACAACCAGGATCCCATTACCCCAGCGGGTAGCAGCAAGTGCCATCGTTTAATGGAAAGAACTTCATTCCGCACAGGTCCTTTTGTTTCCCAACTAAAGCACCTTTCTAGGCCATTGATCAACTTATCGATTTCCTCGACGTGAATGGAGAAGTGGatcattttaaatatttcaaaaaatatctaaaatttaaaggaaaatttaaaaattatttcttttagtTCTGTAATTTATCGCACTGCTATTATAAAAGCGAGGTCCCGGCCAAAGAGCACTATGTCATTCAGCGACTCAAAAAGTCCATAAGTAAAAGAGGCCATATTCATCATCATCTGAAACATGAAGAAGTAATTCCAGGCCAGCAGAAAAGGCTTGCAACGTTCCTCCGAGTTCATGTAGAATCCAAATGCCCTTTAAAAGTTAAACTTTCACTTTGATGCATTCTCCAGAGTAATGATAAACAAACTTCATTTGAGCTCGATCGAAGTAGGCGACGGTGTGCGAGGGAGTCCTCTGTGGGTCCTTCAAAAC
This region of Drosophila bipectinata strain 14024-0381.07 chromosome 2L, DbipHiC1v2, whole genome shotgun sequence genomic DNA includes:
- the LOC108120570 gene encoding odorant receptor 65a-like; this translates as MKAIGFYMNTDKGRQPLLVAWHYFFMLQMAISLASLGYGILESLDDIVLLGQDLAYTIGTFYIFFKMVHFSIHADDIDEIIDGLEECYQCDSQGRGLEESRCMKRRIFFWLTGLNAAWLFMVISFVLIIISTPFWLEAQELPFHVAYPFHLHDPSQHPLCHATIFVSQSCILMYAMIWTLCCEHISVTIFSELTSALKVLCTELRVVHERCDGNSSLFAHEVYDLAKFHQRIICLTDRSNEIFNGAFTMQLIVNFLLISLSVFEAMVSRHDPKVAAEYLVLMVMALGHLSYWSKFGDMLTQESLNVAVAAYEAYDPTYGFRSTHTIIWLIIQRAQTPLSVKSRLFPPFNLENNLAVN
- the LOC108120569 gene encoding odorant receptor 65a-like; protein product: MNSEERSKRLLLAWNYCFIGLMMVTMASLWYGLLESLDDIVLLGRDLAFIIAVFFLIFKMIHFSNNADEIDKIIADLEEFYRWETKGPVQKDILAIKRWHFLIPAALMGTWLFLVILFTLIMVSTPFWVESQELPYHVAFPFELHNPSKHPIAHALIFVSHGYITLYSLIWIVFAEFLAGSIYNELTSALNVLCLELRYILTYCGRDNVLLDKEVNRLALFHQQIICAVDRSNEIFNGALTMQLVVNFLLISLAGFEAMVFRHDREVVAEYMVLIAMALGHLSCWSKFGDFLSQQSMEVAVAAYEAYDPTRGNKSVHQRLGLIILRSQKPLAITSRLLPPFNLVNNLAVLNQCYRIFTFLMQTME
- the LOC108120568 gene encoding odorant receptor 65a-like — translated: MTLKENVKNLLGIFIEASIVLKDPQRTPSHTVAYFDRAQMKAFGFYMNSEERCKPFLLAWNYFFMFQMMMNMASFTYGLFESLNDIVLFGRDLAFIIAIFFEIFKMIHFSIHVEEIDKLINGLERCFSWETKGPVRNEVLSIKRWHLLLPAGVMGSWLFLVITFTLIMLSTPFWVESQKLPFHVAYPFDLHNPSKHPIAHALIFASQGCITFYSLIWIVFADVLAGSIFFELTSDLKILCLQLRFMNRYCDSDDLMLDKEINRLALFHQQIIRLVDRSNEIFNGAFTMQLMVIFLLISLSGFEAMVSRHDHEVVAEYLVLMVMALSHLSCWSKFGDLLTQESLEVAVAAYDAYEPTRGNKSVHQRLGLIILRAQKPLSIKSKILPPFTLVNNLAVNIR